One region of Aminobacterium colombiense DSM 12261 genomic DNA includes:
- a CDS encoding ATP-binding protein, with protein MKTTVKRKIITIDEEKCDGCGICAQACHEGAIQIIDGKARLVSESYCDGLGDCIGECPRGAITFEEREAAPYDEEGVKRHMASKALKTDSLPCGCPGTMAKDLRNMVSSSKIEVPVEIRSLQSRLGNWPVQIKLVPDNAPYLRNADLVIAADCTAYAMADFHGKFLGGEKTVCLIGCPKLDDAQTYEKKITQIIALNEPESITVVYMEVPCCGGLVRLITAAIEHAKVNVALKLVKIGIQGQIIEKETTKYVFSK; from the coding sequence ATGAAGACGACAGTTAAAAGAAAGATTATCACTATTGATGAAGAGAAGTGTGATGGTTGCGGGATATGTGCCCAGGCGTGCCATGAAGGAGCCATTCAGATCATTGACGGCAAGGCAAGGCTGGTGAGCGAGTCTTATTGCGATGGTCTTGGCGATTGTATTGGCGAATGTCCAAGAGGCGCTATTACCTTTGAAGAAAGGGAAGCCGCTCCCTATGACGAAGAGGGGGTAAAACGCCATATGGCTAGTAAGGCTTTGAAAACAGACTCCCTCCCCTGTGGGTGTCCTGGCACAATGGCAAAAGATTTGAGAAACATGGTCTCTTCAAGTAAAATTGAGGTACCTGTTGAAATACGATCACTTCAATCGCGCTTGGGAAATTGGCCTGTCCAGATTAAACTGGTGCCGGATAACGCGCCCTACCTTCGCAACGCCGACCTTGTTATTGCTGCCGATTGCACAGCTTATGCTATGGCTGATTTTCATGGGAAATTCCTTGGCGGGGAAAAAACGGTCTGTTTAATCGGATGTCCTAAACTTGATGATGCCCAGACCTATGAGAAAAAAATAACTCAAATCATAGCTTTGAACGAACCTGAATCTATAACCGTTGTATATATGGAAGTTCCATGCTGCGGCGGGCTGGTACGTCTCATTACTGCCGCTATAGAACATGCAAAAGTAAACGTTGCTCTGAAACTTGTCAAAATAGGAATTCAGGGTCAGATTATAGAAAAAGAGACAACAAAGTATGTGTTCTCAAAGTAA
- a CDS encoding RrF2 family transcriptional regulator: MNTFISISEAASLAFHGMGLLAISGKRMSTKEMAEAINVSEAHLAKVFQRLVRCGFVTSSRGPGGGFELARPAESISLLDIYEAIEGQTDGGYCLLHQKECPFRTCIFGDMLKKMTKEIRDFLREKNLSELARGEVNEDDS; encoded by the coding sequence ATGAATACCTTTATATCTATATCGGAAGCCGCGTCCCTTGCCTTTCATGGAATGGGATTGCTGGCAATTTCAGGGAAGCGAATGAGTACAAAAGAAATGGCAGAGGCAATTAATGTATCTGAGGCCCATTTGGCAAAAGTTTTTCAAAGGCTTGTGAGATGCGGGTTTGTTACGTCATCCAGAGGGCCGGGAGGAGGTTTTGAATTGGCACGGCCTGCTGAGAGCATATCCCTACTTGATATATACGAAGCCATAGAAGGCCAAACAGATGGAGGCTATTGCTTGTTACATCAAAAGGAATGCCCCTTCCGCACCTGTATTTTTGGAGATATGTTGAAAAAAATGACCAAGGAAATTCGAGATTTCTTGAGAGAAAAGAATTTATCAGAGCTTGCAAGAGGTGAAGTGAATGAAGACGACAGTTAA
- a CDS encoding aminotransferase class V-fold PLP-dependent enzyme: MSIYLNNAATSWPKPHIVPQAMYDFMVNSGANLARGTAAKRDLGTMDLVLNCRELLAEFFHSYEDADPRYVTFTSNITESLNIVLKGYLKPGMKVLTSSMEHNASMRPLRRLEQKGVHITVLPCDMEGVLSLRDLDKVLKEDSFDLMIITHASNVCGTVQDISGIARLCREAGVPLVVDSAQTAGVLPIHVSDLGLAALCFTGHKGLMGPQGTGGIIWKPDFAEKVEWFIEGGTGSFSHLELQPDSMPDKFEAGTPNLPGIAGLRAALQWLVKEGPEKIHARETQLGLRFIEGVKKIPGVILAGKQTMEGRLPVFPLNFTGRDHAIVAAELVERAGIETRPGLHCAPVAHKTLGTDGMGGALRISIGYFNTEKDIDCCLETLASILSEPLKA; this comes from the coding sequence ATGTCCATATATTTAAATAATGCAGCGACATCATGGCCCAAACCTCATATAGTTCCTCAGGCCATGTATGATTTTATGGTCAATTCCGGTGCGAATTTAGCTCGGGGCACGGCGGCTAAAAGGGATCTCGGCACCATGGACCTCGTACTGAATTGTCGCGAACTTTTAGCAGAATTTTTTCATAGCTATGAAGACGCTGACCCTCGATATGTAACCTTTACATCCAATATCACAGAGTCTCTCAATATCGTTCTCAAGGGCTACCTCAAACCGGGCATGAAAGTTTTAACAAGCAGCATGGAGCACAATGCTTCAATGCGGCCTCTCAGACGTCTTGAGCAGAAAGGAGTTCATATTACAGTTCTTCCATGCGATATGGAAGGGGTGCTTTCCCTCCGAGACCTGGACAAGGTTTTAAAAGAGGATTCCTTTGATCTTATGATAATAACCCATGCAAGCAATGTATGTGGAACTGTTCAGGATATATCTGGCATTGCCCGTCTCTGTCGGGAAGCCGGTGTGCCTCTTGTTGTGGATTCGGCCCAGACGGCCGGAGTTTTGCCTATCCATGTATCAGATCTGGGCCTCGCCGCATTATGTTTCACAGGGCACAAAGGCCTCATGGGTCCCCAGGGGACGGGAGGCATTATATGGAAACCGGATTTTGCGGAGAAGGTCGAATGGTTTATAGAGGGGGGAACAGGCAGTTTTTCCCATCTTGAACTTCAACCTGATTCCATGCCCGATAAATTCGAAGCCGGAACCCCTAATCTTCCGGGGATCGCCGGGCTCAGGGCTGCTTTGCAGTGGCTTGTGAAAGAAGGGCCTGAGAAAATCCATGCTCGTGAAACGCAGCTAGGGTTGCGGTTTATTGAGGGAGTTAAAAAAATACCAGGCGTTATTCTTGCCGGAAAGCAGACAATGGAGGGTCGCCTACCTGTTTTTCCACTGAACTTTACAGGGCGTGACCATGCCATCGTGGCAGCTGAACTTGTGGAAAGGGCAGGTATTGAAACTCGGCCAGGACTTCATTGTGCTCCTGTTGCCCATAAAACCCTCGGCACAGATGGAATGGGCGGGGCCCTTCGTATCTCTATAGGTTATTTTAATACAGAAAAAGATATTGATTGTTGCCTTGAAACCCTCGCCTCCATTCTGTCAGAACCCCTAAAAGCATAA
- a CDS encoding DUF4234 domain-containing protein: MAADTVERELSCVSCGAVNEPGSKYCAYCGTLLQVKHIFPAVEKAKVSFKRVSVGFVLFLTIVTLGFYQALWAFFRRKAFNQLNVSETISDWFALMPLVLLVASFAVSGNESDLERILGIATWILWIVLAFKMRRMLREYVAGFADKDFLLNVAPSSVMTFFFTFFYIQYHINRLIDIGVFKRAN; this comes from the coding sequence ATGGCAGCAGACACTGTAGAACGAGAACTATCCTGTGTTTCCTGTGGAGCGGTCAATGAACCAGGTTCCAAATATTGTGCTTATTGCGGAACGCTCCTTCAAGTAAAACATATTTTTCCTGCTGTTGAAAAAGCCAAGGTATCTTTCAAGCGCGTCAGTGTGGGGTTTGTGCTCTTTCTAACCATAGTGACCCTAGGTTTTTATCAGGCACTGTGGGCCTTTTTCAGAAGAAAAGCTTTTAATCAGCTGAATGTTAGTGAAACGATATCTGACTGGTTCGCTCTAATGCCTCTAGTTCTTCTTGTAGCTTCCTTTGCTGTCAGTGGAAATGAAAGTGATCTCGAAAGAATTCTAGGTATTGCTACCTGGATCCTATGGATTGTTCTAGCTTTCAAAATGAGAAGGATGCTTCGTGAATACGTTGCAGGATTTGCCGACAAGGATTTTCTTCTCAACGTAGCGCCCTCGAGTGTTATGACCTTCTTTTTTACGTTTTTCTATATCCAGTACCATATAAACCGCCTTATCGACATAGGGGTTTTCAAACGGGCCAACTGA
- a CDS encoding SPFH domain-containing protein — protein sequence MGIIKVVEYNGPDPHDVFAWKYADKTSASDELSTWTQLVVREAQEAILFKNGQAFDLFTAGCYTLSTNNIPLLSAFINLPYGGKSPFKAEIWFVNKLYSLDVKWGTPSPIQIQDPRYGVWLPVRSYGQFGIRIADSRQFLLKLVGSLGSFTKENISQFFKGLLITRIKDLVSNYMITEKKGILELNAYLNEISHHMEEELRPVLEDYGIELVNFFVNSINVPEDDPVVIQLKNALAKRAEMDILGYSYQLQRSFDTLEKAASNEGNGAGLMQAGIGLGMGVGVGGALGQTAAHITKNLSTEGQENLTEKSKVCANCGTPFNPDARFCFQCGRKINMCGSCGHDIPDNVAKCPECGAPAPALCPQCGHTIDSDMKFCPFCGMEIKRNCPSCGKNVETDARFCPSCGQKIDEDSAS from the coding sequence ATGGGAATCATTAAAGTAGTTGAATATAACGGACCAGACCCTCATGATGTCTTCGCATGGAAGTATGCTGATAAAACAAGTGCCTCAGATGAATTGTCTACGTGGACCCAACTTGTGGTGAGGGAAGCGCAAGAAGCGATTCTTTTTAAGAATGGGCAGGCTTTCGATCTTTTTACAGCCGGGTGCTATACGCTAAGTACAAATAACATTCCTCTTCTCTCTGCTTTCATCAATCTTCCCTACGGCGGGAAGTCTCCCTTCAAGGCAGAAATATGGTTTGTGAACAAACTTTATTCCCTCGACGTTAAGTGGGGAACACCAAGCCCCATTCAGATTCAGGACCCGAGATATGGTGTCTGGCTTCCGGTTCGTTCCTATGGCCAATTCGGAATAAGAATTGCTGATTCTCGACAATTCCTGCTCAAACTTGTAGGAAGCCTGGGGTCCTTTACAAAAGAAAATATAAGCCAATTCTTTAAAGGGCTCCTCATCACCCGTATCAAGGATCTGGTGTCAAATTATATGATCACAGAGAAGAAAGGTATTCTTGAGCTGAATGCTTATCTCAACGAGATTTCCCACCACATGGAGGAAGAACTTCGCCCTGTTCTTGAGGATTACGGCATAGAACTCGTTAATTTTTTTGTGAACTCTATTAACGTTCCAGAGGATGACCCAGTAGTAATTCAACTGAAAAATGCCCTGGCAAAAAGAGCGGAAATGGATATTCTGGGATATTCTTATCAGCTGCAGCGCAGCTTTGACACCCTTGAAAAGGCAGCCAGCAATGAAGGGAATGGTGCTGGCCTCATGCAGGCAGGTATTGGATTGGGCATGGGTGTCGGTGTTGGAGGTGCGTTGGGTCAGACAGCGGCCCATATAACAAAAAACCTTAGCACGGAGGGGCAAGAAAATTTAACAGAAAAGAGCAAGGTGTGCGCAAACTGCGGCACCCCCTTTAATCCAGACGCTCGTTTCTGTTTCCAGTGCGGTCGAAAAATAAACATGTGCGGATCATGCGGTCATGACATTCCGGATAATGTTGCCAAGTGCCCTGAGTGTGGCGCTCCGGCTCCAGCTCTGTGCCCTCAATGCGGCCATACCATTGACTCAGATATGAAATTTTGTCCATTCTGCGGAATGGAAATTAAAAGAAATTGCCCCTCATGTGGAAAGAACGTCGAAACTGACGCCCGTTTCTGCCCCTCCTGCGGGCAGAAAATAGATGAGGACTCCGCCTCATAA